The following is a genomic window from Niveispirillum cyanobacteriorum.
GTCCGGTTCCCGCTGGACGGAAGGGGTGGGATGCGTCGCATAATGCCGGCCCTTCCGTTCGGACCCTGGTGAAGGCAAAGATCGCATGACCCATAATGCCGCTTCCCCCACCCGCCGCCAGCTTCTGGCCGGCACCGCGTCACTGGCGATGATGGGGCTGGCCCCCCGCGCCCTGGCCGCCGCCGGTGATGATGCCACCGCAACGGCCCAGGCCTTTCTGGATCAACTGACTGACAAGATCCTGGCCTGGTACCCGGAAAACGCCACGCAGCTTGGCATCGACAAGGACCGGCATGCGGGTCTGCGGTCGATGCTGGGGGACCGGTCCCTGGCCGGGATCGAGGCGCAGCGCGGGGTGGTCAAGGAACAGTTGGCTGCCGTGAAGGCGTTGGACCGCACCGGCCTGTCGGCAGAGATGCAGGCCAATCTGGAGGTGGCGCAGGCCACCCTGGAACTGTCGGCCAAGGGGCACGGGTTCCGCTTTGGTGACATGGCGCTGCTGAACCAAAGCTATTCCTACCGCAACAGCCCCTATGCCGTGGCCCAGAATGTCGGCGCTTTTGTGGAGGTGCCGGACTTCCTGACCAGCCAGCACAAGATCGAAACCAGGGAAGATGCCGACAGCTACCTCTCGCGTCTGACCCAATATGCGACGGCACTGGACGCGGAAACCGAACGGCTGCGGGTCGACGGGGGGCAGGGCTATATTCTGCCCGACTTCCTGCTGGACAAGGCCATCGGGCAGTTCGCGGGCGTGGCCGGTATGCCGGTGGCCGAGTGGGAACTGGTGAAGCATTTCGAGGCCGGAGCAAAGCAGGTAGGCCACGCCAAACCCGGTGAGGCGGCATCCATCATCAATGACAAGGTGCTGCCCGCCCTGAAGCGGCAGCAGGCGGTGATGGAGCAGCAGCGCAAGGGTGCCCGCAGCGATGCCGGTGTCTGGGCCCTGCCAAAGGGGGCGGATTACTATGCCTGGGCGCTGAGTGCGGCCACCACTACCAGCCTGTCACCGGACGAGGTGCATGCCATGGGGCTGGAGCAGTTGAAAATGCTGCAATCGCGCATGGAGCCGCTGCTACGCGCCCAGGGCCTGACCCAGGGGACGGTGGGCGACCGTATGGCAGCCTTGGGCAAGGACCCTAAATATCTGTGGCCGAACGACGATAAGGGCCGTGCCGACCTGCTGGCCTATATCAATGGCCGGGTCGATGATATCCGCACCCGCATGCCGCAGGCCTTTACCGTGCTGGTGCCCGGCAAGCTGGTGGTCAAGCGCGTGCCCGTGGCGATTGAGGCCGGCGCCCCCGGCGGGTACGCCAGTGCCGGGTCGATGGATGGCAGCCAGCCCGGCTCCTATTACATCAACCTGCGCGACACCAGCATCTGGCCCCGCCACGCTTTGCCCACGCTCTCCTATCATGAGGGCATTCCCGGCCATATCTGGCAGGGGGAATATAGCTACAAGCTGCCCTTGATTCGCACCCTGCTGGCCTACAGCGCCTACACGGAGGGCTGGGCGCTCTATGCCGAGCAGTTGGCCGATGAGCTGGGCGTCTATAAGGAAGACCCCATCGGACAGTTGGGCTATCTCCAATCCATGGCGTTCCGCGCCTGCCGTCTGGTCGTGGATACGGGCATCCATGCCAAGCGCTGGACAAGGCAGCAGGCCATCGACTGGTTCGTCACCAACAATGGCTCCACCGCCGCCCAGGTGTCGCGG
Proteins encoded in this region:
- a CDS encoding DUF885 domain-containing protein, whose amino-acid sequence is MTHNAASPTRRQLLAGTASLAMMGLAPRALAAAGDDATATAQAFLDQLTDKILAWYPENATQLGIDKDRHAGLRSMLGDRSLAGIEAQRGVVKEQLAAVKALDRTGLSAEMQANLEVAQATLELSAKGHGFRFGDMALLNQSYSYRNSPYAVAQNVGAFVEVPDFLTSQHKIETREDADSYLSRLTQYATALDAETERLRVDGGQGYILPDFLLDKAIGQFAGVAGMPVAEWELVKHFEAGAKQVGHAKPGEAASIINDKVLPALKRQQAVMEQQRKGARSDAGVWALPKGADYYAWALSAATTTSLSPDEVHAMGLEQLKMLQSRMEPLLRAQGLTQGTVGDRMAALGKDPKYLWPNDDKGRADLLAYINGRVDDIRTRMPQAFTVLVPGKLVVKRVPVAIEAGAPGGYASAGSMDGSQPGSYYINLRDTSIWPRHALPTLSYHEGIPGHIWQGEYSYKLPLIRTLLAYSAYTEGWALYAEQLADELGVYKEDPIGQLGYLQSMAFRACRLVVDTGIHAKRWTRQQAIDWFVTNNGSTAAQVSREVDRYCSWPGQACAYKIGHTAINRVRDNLKARMGAKYDFRRFNDALVMTGNVPLSRLEALVEGRLSI